A region of Arabidopsis thaliana chromosome 5, partial sequence DNA encodes the following proteins:
- a CDS encoding Disease resistance protein (TIR-NBS-LRR class) family (Disease resistance protein (TIR-NBS-LRR class) family; FUNCTIONS IN: transmembrane receptor activity, ATP binding; INVOLVED IN: signal transduction, defense response, apoptosis, innate immune response; LOCATED IN: plasma membrane, chloroplast envelope; EXPRESSED IN: root; CONTAINS InterPro DOMAIN/s: NB-ARC (InterPro:IPR002182), Disease resistance protein (InterPro:IPR000767), Toll-Interleukin receptor (InterPro:IPR000157); BEST Arabidopsis thaliana protein match is: Disease resistance protein (TIR-NBS-LRR class) family (TAIR:AT1G17600.1); Has 24326 Blast hits to 16698 proteins in 825 species: Archae - 27; Bacteria - 1798; Metazoa - 3353; Fungi - 279; Plants - 18146; Viruses - 2; Other Eukaryotes - 721 (source: NCBI BLink).) — MASSSASRASSYDVFLSFRGEDTRHSIVSHLYEALTSRGIATFKDDKRLELGDHISEELQRAIEGSDFVVVVLSENYPTSRWCLMELQSIMELQMEGRLGVFPVFYRVEPSAVRYQLGSFDLEGYQRDPQMADMVPKWRQALKLIADLSGVASGQCIDEATMVRKIVEDISKRKTLKHKIDFRNFVGVDTHLQGLKSLLDMDSNNDEVRMIGIWGMGGIGKTTIAKCLYDQLSSQFTASYFTQDIKGIHKELDLLHLQNRLLYNTLGDDIMPWSVEAGREVIAARLGNHKVLLVLDGVDKLVQIHALAKETRWFGRQSRIIITTRDKGLLNSCGVKTIYDVKCLDDKDSLQMFKQIAFEGGSPPSVDFEQLSIRAARLAHGLPSALQAYALFLRGRANSPEEWEEAVCGLESTPDENIMEILKISYEGLAKAHQNAFLHVACLFNGDTFRRVTSLLDVSRMESNLWMRVLAEKSLINITSNGYVTLHKLVEQMGREIMLASGKFIGDPETIHDTLGMGQTESISLHICEMTCAFSMATGVFSRMYKLRFLKVYKHVNERESMLQVIPEDEYPSINCLLLHWDAFPLSKFPLRFNTYCLVELNLRHSNLETLWSGVLKFGHLRKLDVTGSKNLKQLPDLSCAEELDELLLEQCKRLKGIPESIAERSTLGRLNLSYYGGAKNPMGVVIQKVSQTQRITLLFPTSSVEMQLMNISITGDIRFRVFADFEGYAEYFSFSTEQKIHATRTVSVHQAPRLISELNKSTTLNIRRFSYKENGRPVTLHSFPDIPGLKQLELVNLNIQKLSDGIGHFEFLENLDLSGNDFENLPEDMNRLSRLKTLCLRNCSKLKELPELTQVQSLTLSNCKNLRSLVKISDASQDPSLYSLLELCLDNCKNVKSLSDQLSHFPKLAYLDLSSHDFKKLPSSIRDLTSLVTLCLNNCKKLKSLEELPLSLQFLDAKGCDSLEADDLEHFKGRVNREVSAQPHSARFQETEMPSYEQDHQARKSRLPKFLCCSYF; from the exons ATGGCTTCCTCATCCGCATCTCGTGCATCCAGCTATGATGTCTTCTTAAGTTTCCGTGGGGAAGACACTCGACATTCTATCGTCAGCCATTTGTACGAAGCACTTACCAGCAGAGGAATTGCTACCTTCAAAGACGACAAAAGGCTTGAGCTAGGTGATCACATTTCTGAAGAACTCCAAAGAGCCATTGAGGGTTCAGATTTTGTTGTCGTGGTTCTCTCAGAGAACTACCCTACTTCTAGGTGGTGCTTAATGGAGCTCCAATCGATAATGGAGCTTCAGATGGAGGGAAGACTTGGTGTCTTTCCCGTCTTCTACAGAGTAGAACCCTCTGCAGTGAGGTATCAGCTAGGAAGTTTCGATCTAGAAGGGTACCAACGTGATCCACAAATGGCTGATATGGTTCCCAAGTGGAGACAAGCTCTTAAACTGATTGCCGATCTTTCAGGCGTGGCATCGGGACAATG CATTGATGAGGCAACTATGGTTCGGAAAATTGTCGAAGATATTTCAAAGCGCAAGACATTGAAGCATAAGATAGATTTCAGAAATTTTGTTGGTGTGGATACTCACCTGCAAGGTCTCAAGTCGCTCTTGGACATGGACTCCAATAATGATGAGGTTCGTATGATTGGAATATGGGGAATGGGAGGCATTGGAAAAACCACCATCGCCAAGTGTCTCTATGACCAGCTCTCATCACAATTTACAGCTAGTTATTTCACACAAGACATTAAAGGTATTCATAAAGAGCTTGATCTACTGCATTTGCAAAACAGACTTCTCTACAATACCCTCGGTGATGATATTATGCCGTGGAGTGTGGAAGCTGGACGCGAGGTCATAGCGGCAAGACTTGGGAACCACAAGGTTCTTCTTGTGCTTGATGGTGTGGATAAACTGGTACAGATCCATGCTCTGGCAAAAGAGACAAGATGGTTTGGTCGTCAGAGCCGAATCATCATAACCACCCGAGACAAGGGCTTGCTCAATAGTTGTGGAGTAAAAACCATCTATGATGTTAAGTGCTTGGACGACAAGGATTCCCTGCAGATGTTTAAACAGATTGCTTTTGAAGGAGGCAGTCCTCCTTCTGTTGATTTTGAACAGCTCTCAATCCGAGCAGCTCGGCTTGCGCACGGGCTTCCTTCTGCCCTTCAAGCCTATGCCTTATTTCTCCGTGGAAGGGCCAACTCTCCTGAAGAATGGGAAGAAGCAGTATGTGGACTTGAAAGTACTCCTGACGAGAATATAATGGAAATCCTGAAAATTAGCTACGAGGGTTTAGCAAAAGCACATCAGAATGCTTTTCTCCATGTTGCATGTCTCTTTAATGGAGACACTTTCCGGCGTGTCACTTCACTACTTGATGTTAGCAGAATGGAAAGTAACTTGTGGATGAGAGTTTTAGCAGAGAAATCTCTCATCAATATAACAAGTAATGGATATGTAACCCTGCATAAGTTGGTTGAACAAATGGGAAGAGAAATTATGCTTGCCAGTGGAAAATTCATCGGGGATCCGGAGACAATTCATGATACTCTT GGAATGGGACAAACTGAAAGCATCTCCCTACACATATGTGAAATGACCTGTGCATTTTCGATGGCGACCGGTGTTTTTAGCAGAATGTATaaacttaggtttttaaaGGTCTACAAGCATGTTAACGAGAGAGAATCGATGTTGCAGGTGATTCCTGAAGATGAATACCCTTCCATAAATTGTCTCCTACTCCATTGGGACGCATTTCCATTGAGCAAATTTCCTCTCAGGTTTAATACATATTGTCTTGTTGAACTCAATCTGCGTCACAGCAACCTAGAAACACTCTGGAGTGGAGTACTG AAGTTTGGTCATTTGAGGAAACTAGATGTGACGGGATCTAAGAATCTCAAACAACTTCCAGATCTTTCATGTGCCGAGGAGCTTGACGAGTTGCTTCTAGAACAATGCAAGAGACTAAAAGGAATTCCAGAGTCCATTGCAGAGAGGTCTACCCTAGGCAGGCTTAATCTATCATACTACGGTGGGGCTAAGAATCCCATGGGTGTTGTTATACAGAAAGTTTCTCAGACGCAACGTATTACATTGTTGTTCCCAACTTCAAGCGTGGAAATGCAACTTATGAATATATCAATCACGGGAGACATTAGATTTCGTGTTTTTGCAGATTTTGAAGGATATGCTGAATACTTCTCCTTTAGTACTGAGCAAAAGATCCATGCTACAAGGACAGTAAGTGTCCACCAAGCTCCTCGGCTCATCTCGGAGCTTAACAAATCTACTACACTCAATATCAGGAGGTTCAGCTACAAAGAGAACGGTCGACCTGTCACTTTACACAGCTTTCCAGATATTCCTGGCCTGAAACAGCTAGAACTAGTCAACTTAAACATCCAAAAACTGTCAGATGGGATTGGTCACTTTGAGTTCCTAGAAAATCTGGATCTCAGCGGAAatgattttgagaatttaCCAGAAGATATGAATAGACTTTCCCGATTGAAAACTCTCTGTCTCCGAAACTGCAGCAAACTCAAGGAATTGCCAGAGCTAACTCAGGTGCAGTCACTCACTCTTTCTAACTGTAAGAACCTCAGATCTTTGGTGAAAATCTCTGATGCAAGTCAAGATCCAAGCTTATACAGTTTGCTTGAGCTTTGCCTTGACAACTGCAAGAATGTGAAGTCATTGTCAGACCAGCTTAGTCATTTCCCCAAGTTGGCATATTTAGATCTCAGCAGCCATGACTTTAAGAAACTGCCATCAAGCATCAGAGATCTTACCTCATTGGTAACTCTCTGCCTGAATAACTGcaagaaactcaaatcactGGAAGAACTCCCACTGAGCCTCCAGTTTCTCGACGCAAAGGGTTGTGATTCTCTTGAAGCTGATGATTTAGAACATTTCAAAGGGAGAGTAAACAGAGAG GTATCAGCACAACCACATAGTGCTCGCTTCCAAGAAACGGAGATGCCAAGTTACGAGCAGGATCACCAAGCCAGAAAGAGTCGCCTACCCAAGTTCCTATGCTGCTCATATTTCTAG
- a CDS encoding Disease resistance protein (TIR-NBS class) (Disease resistance protein (TIR-NBS class); FUNCTIONS IN: transmembrane receptor activity, nucleoside-triphosphatase activity, nucleotide binding, ATP binding; INVOLVED IN: signal transduction, apoptosis, defense response, innate immune response; LOCATED IN: intrinsic to membrane, endomembrane system; EXPRESSED IN: shoot apex, root, flower; EXPRESSED DURING: petal differentiation and expansion stage; CONTAINS InterPro DOMAIN/s: ATPase, AAA+ type, core (InterPro:IPR003593), NB-ARC (InterPro:IPR002182), Disease resistance protein (InterPro:IPR000767), Toll-Interleukin receptor (InterPro:IPR000157); BEST Arabidopsis thaliana protein match is: Disease resistance protein (TIR-NBS class) (TAIR:AT1G17610.1); Has 30201 Blast hits to 17322 proteins in 780 species: Archae - 12; Bacteria - 1396; Metazoa - 17338; Fungi - 3422; Plants - 5037; Viruses - 0; Other Eukaryotes - 2996 (source: NCBI BLink).) yields the protein MSSASSSSAASLLLGREVDVFLSFCCQTSHGYFQNILIRNGIRTFLSYRCLEKRFGPIGQRTLKALEESRVAVVMTSTTKPCSVGFLEELLVILEFQEKGSLMVIPIFLTDLSFNVEEICRQHPEKAPSWRTALTKLTNLAAEYPLSQNLAGMDQSDLLNQIARDISLVVFYSGSNDSNALVAMDRHMKVVYDLLALEVNKEVRTIGIWGSAGVGKTTLARYIYAEIFVNFQTHVFLDNVENMKDKLLKFEGEEDPTVIISSYHDGHEITEARRKHRKILLIADDVNNMEQGKWIIEYANWFAPGSRVILISQNKNLLVDAGVMDVYEVRSLRYDEALQVFSHFAFKQPYPPSDFEELAVRAVHLAGFLPLGLRLLGSFLAGKGREEWVAALLKLKAKQGGHIMEVWKLMEATDDKGLEEWETAADIVERKESSQDKSQQESEVAADILIGKESSQDKQ from the coding sequence AtgtcttctgcttcttcatcttctgctGCTTCTTTGTTGCTTGGAAGGGAGGTGGATGTCTTCCTGAGTTTCTGCTGCCAGACTAGCCATggatattttcaaaatattttgattcgAAATGGCATTAGAACTTTTTTATCCTACAGATGCTTGGAGAAGAGATTCGGACCAATTGGTCAACGGACACTCAAGGCTTTGGAAGAGTCGAGAGTCGCGGTTGTTATGACCTCTACGACGAAACCTTGCTCCGTTGGCTTCCTAGAAGAGCTCTTAGTGATACTCGAGTTTCAGGAAAAAGGTTCACTCATGGTCATACCCATTTTTCTTACAGATTTATCTTTTAATGTGGAAGAAATATGCAGACAACATCCGGAGAAGGCGCCAAGTTGGAGAACTGCACTTACCAAATTGACCAACCTTGCCGCTGAGTATCCATTATCTCAAAATCTTGCAGGAATGGATCAGTCAGATCTACTCAACCAAATTGCTCGTGACATATCTCTTGTCGTGTTCTACTCCGGATCAAACGATTCGAATGCCCTTGTTGCAATGGATCGTCACATGAAAGTGGTTTATGACTTGTTGGCTTTAGAAGTTAACAAAGAGGTTCGTACAATTGGCATTTGGGGTAGTGCTGGTGTTGGGAAGACAACACTTGCAAGGTACATTTATGCAGAGATCTTTGTAAACTTTCAGACACATGTTTTCCTAGATAATGTTGAAAACATGAAAGACAAGCTTCTAAAgtttgaaggagaagaagatccaaCGGTAATAATAAGCTCATATCACGATGGACATGAAATTACCGAAGCAAGGCGTAAACACCGGAAAATTCTCCTTATCGCTGATGATGTGAACAACATGGAACAAGGGAAGTGGATCATTGAATATGCTAACTGGTTTGCTCCAGGAAGCAGAGTCATTCTTATTAGCCAGAACAAGAATTTGCTTGTTGACGCCGGAGTGATGGATGTGTACGAAGTCAGATCTTTAAGATATGATGAAGCTCTTCAAGTCTTCTCTCATTTTGCTTTCAAGCAGCCTTATCCACCTTCTGATTTCGAAGAGCTCGCAGTTCGTGCTGTCCATCTCGCAGGCTTTCTTCCTTTGGGCCTTAGACTGTTAGGGTCGTTTTTAGCTGGTAAAGGTCGAGAGGAGTGGGTAGCTGCACTGCTCAAACTCAAGGCAAAGCAAGGTGGACATATAATGGAAGTGTGGAAACTTATGGAAGCAACAGACGATAAAGGCCTAGAGGAGTGGGAAACTGCAGCCGATATAGTGGAAAGGAAGGAATCATCACAAGATAAAAGTCAACAAGAGAGTGAAGTTGCTGCAGACATTTTGATAGGAAAGGAATCATCACAAGATAAACAATAA